The Actinobacillus equuli genome includes a window with the following:
- the hflX gene encoding ribosome rescue GTPase HflX: MPNTDENAVFGFALSENGKTSDKELSHTKDKAILVHLFLSQHKDIENLMEFQTLTESAGVEILATLTTSRSAPHIKYFVGQGKADEIAQAVEELGATVVLVNHELSPSQTRNLQALCECRVVDRTGLILDIFAQRARSHEGKLQVELAQLKHLATRLVRRLGNQDQQKGGAVGLRGPGETQLETDRRLIKVRIQQLQNRLEKVNKQRSQNRKTRQKADIPTVSLVGYTNAGKSTLFNAITNAGVYAADQLFATLDPTLRRMQIQDVGTTILADTVGFIRFLPHDLVSAFKSTLQETTEASLLLHVIDAADDRKNENIDAVNQVLDEIGALEIPTLLVYNKVDKLEGVMPHIERNDDGRPVAVYLSAQANQGIDLLYEAIRECLRNELVCEKVLLPATAGQIYTQFRLQHCIKNEVFNQFGDRLIEVEVDLVQWNKWLKQFPELAEYIEFASWEEN, translated from the coding sequence ATGCCAAATACAGATGAAAATGCTGTATTTGGTTTTGCTTTATCTGAGAATGGGAAAACTTCCGATAAAGAGTTATCGCATACGAAAGATAAAGCAATTTTAGTCCACCTCTTCCTTTCTCAACATAAAGATATTGAGAATCTGATGGAATTCCAAACGCTTACTGAATCGGCCGGTGTTGAAATTCTTGCCACACTAACCACTTCTCGTTCTGCACCGCATATCAAATATTTTGTCGGACAAGGTAAAGCCGATGAAATCGCTCAAGCGGTTGAAGAACTCGGTGCAACCGTAGTTTTGGTCAACCACGAACTGAGTCCTTCGCAAACCCGTAATTTACAAGCGTTATGTGAATGTCGTGTCGTGGATAGAACCGGTCTGATTTTAGATATTTTTGCCCAACGTGCCAGATCACACGAAGGTAAATTACAGGTCGAGCTGGCTCAACTTAAACATTTGGCAACACGTTTGGTACGGCGTTTGGGCAATCAAGATCAGCAAAAGGGCGGGGCAGTCGGTTTACGCGGACCGGGCGAAACTCAGCTTGAAACTGATCGCCGTTTGATTAAGGTACGAATTCAGCAACTTCAAAATCGCTTGGAGAAAGTGAATAAGCAACGCAGTCAAAATCGCAAAACTCGTCAGAAAGCGGATATTCCGACCGTTTCTTTAGTCGGCTATACCAATGCAGGGAAATCTACCTTATTTAATGCGATTACCAATGCCGGTGTTTATGCGGCAGATCAGTTGTTCGCAACGCTTGATCCGACTTTACGCCGAATGCAGATTCAAGATGTCGGTACCACAATCTTAGCGGATACGGTAGGTTTTATTCGTTTCTTACCGCATGATTTGGTTTCCGCCTTTAAATCGACTTTACAAGAAACCACCGAAGCGAGTTTACTGTTACATGTCATTGATGCGGCGGATGATCGTAAAAATGAAAATATTGATGCGGTTAATCAAGTCTTAGATGAAATCGGTGCGTTAGAAATTCCAACGTTATTGGTATATAACAAAGTCGATAAACTCGAGGGCGTAATGCCGCATATCGAGCGTAATGACGATGGTAGACCGGTGGCGGTTTATCTTTCTGCACAAGCCAATCAAGGTATTGATTTGTTGTATGAAGCGATTCGGGAATGTTTACGCAATGAACTTGTGTGCGAGAAAGTATTATTACCGGCAACCGCTGGGCAAATTTATACGCAATTCCGTTTACAACATTGTATTAAAAATGAAGTCTTTAATCAGTTTGGTGACCGATTGATTGAAGTAGAAGTAGATTTAGTGCAATGGAATAAGTGGCTAAAACAATTTCCTGAATTAGCGGAGTATATTGAATTCGCAAGTTGGGAAGAGAACTAG
- a CDS encoding MazG nucleotide pyrophosphohydrolase domain-containing protein, with the protein MQIQDYQNWVREFYQTQGWYRYNPFIRVNFLSEEVGEVARAVRAIEIGRDRPDETEASYQEKKACLIEELGDVLDNLFILADKYDILIEEVIEKHQAKFIKRYVKDE; encoded by the coding sequence ATGCAGATTCAAGATTATCAAAATTGGGTCAGAGAATTTTATCAGACACAGGGCTGGTATCGTTACAATCCGTTTATTCGAGTGAACTTTTTAAGCGAAGAAGTCGGTGAAGTGGCGCGGGCGGTACGAGCGATTGAAATCGGTAGAGATCGTCCGGATGAAACCGAGGCGTCTTATCAAGAGAAAAAGGCGTGTTTGATCGAAGAACTGGGCGATGTGCTGGATAATTTGTTTATTTTGGCGGATAAATACGATATTTTGATTGAAGAAGTGATTGAAAAGCACCAAGCAAAATTCATTAAACGTTATGTAAAAGACGAATAA